The Ensifer adhaerens genome contains a region encoding:
- a CDS encoding NYN domain-containing protein: MFDPREKIALFIDGANLYAASKSLGFDIDYRKLLKAFQKRGYLLRAYYYTALIEDQEYSSIRPLIDWLDYNGYKVVTKPAKEFTDSLGRRKIKGNMDIELAIDAMEQSETVDHLVIFSGDGDFTTLVEALQRRGRKVSVVSTMSTQPPMIADDLRRQADHFIDLATLRAEIGREPSERTPRHNTEPVADPVEI, from the coding sequence ATGTTCGACCCCCGCGAAAAAATCGCACTCTTTATCGACGGCGCGAATCTTTATGCGGCATCGAAAAGCCTCGGCTTCGACATCGACTATCGTAAGCTCCTGAAAGCATTCCAGAAGCGCGGCTATCTGCTGCGCGCCTACTACTACACGGCCCTCATCGAGGATCAGGAATACTCTTCAATCCGCCCGCTCATCGATTGGCTAGACTATAACGGTTACAAGGTCGTGACGAAGCCGGCCAAGGAATTCACCGACTCGCTCGGCCGCCGCAAGATCAAGGGCAATATGGATATCGAACTGGCGATCGATGCCATGGAACAGTCCGAAACCGTCGATCACCTCGTCATCTTCTCCGGCGATGGCGATTTCACCACGCTGGTTGAAGCCCTGCAGCGCAGGGGGCGCAAGGTTTCTGTCGTTTCGACCATGTCGACGCAGCCGCCCATGATTGCCGACGACCTGCGCCGCCAGGCCGACCACTTTATCGATCTTGCGACGCTGCGTGCCGAAATCGGCCGCGAACCGTCCGAACGTACCCCGCGACACAACACCGAGCCGGTGGCCGATCCGGTCGAGATCTGA